One Ovis aries strain OAR_USU_Benz2616 breed Rambouillet chromosome 24, ARS-UI_Ramb_v3.0, whole genome shotgun sequence genomic window, catccatccatccatccatccactgatCCATCcattccatccatctatccacccacaaATCTATCCATCATTCCCCATTCATAAtagacactcaataaacatttgcttagttccttctctgccttcttcattAACCCCTCTCTTCTCTGCCAACCTCTtgtagggattctccagggcTCCACCCTCAGTGCCCTTGTCTTTCTCACTTTGCACAAACCCTTCCACCCCTACTCCCAGGGCAACTGCATACTCTTTAATTGCCAACCCTCTCCTACATCAGATCTCTAGCACCAGCCCAGACCTCACGAGTGAGCTTTGAAGCTGCATTTCCAACTGTCTACAGGGTATTTCCACCCAGAGTTCCCAGGGGCCCCTCAAACACAATCTGTCCAAAGGTGGCAACATGCCTGCCATGCCCCAGGAAGAATGAGAAGGCTGGCGAGACTTGGAAAAGGCGAGCAGTCATGGGCAATAAGGTCAGACAGACAATAGGGTTGGGGAAGAGAGAGATCACGTAGGCCTTTGTAAGCCATTGAAGGCCTTTGGCTTTGACTCTGAAATGGAGACCTACTGTAGAGTTTTGGGCAAGAGCATAGCATCATCAGACTTAGGTTCCCCAAGTCAGAAAACTAGGAGCCCTCTgattccttcctttttcccctaccatttttaataaattaccAAACTCATTCTTCCTGGTCTTTATTACTCATATCTACCCTTTCTCTCATCTCTGTTATTACTGTCAATATTCAGGACCTACTCATCTCTAGTTTGGTCTCCAATTCCCAATTGGCCTTCCAGCCTCTCATCTTCCCCTTTCCAGCCAGTTGACTCTCTCCACTGACCACCAGTGTGATGGATCTAAAATTCCAACTTCCCCTGCTCAAAACTCTTCCATGACTCCTCACCTGTAGAAAACATCTCTGGATCTTAATAAAACACACATAAAGTCCCTTGATGAGTCCCTGGGTACCATGCTGGCACAGTCCAGCAGGAAAACTGCTTCCGGTCCTACTGCCTCCTCTGCCCTAAAGGACCCacacagagggacttccctggtggtccagtgggtaagactctgtgctcccaattcagggggccctgaccaggttcaatacctgatcagcaaactagatctcacatgccacaactaagacttggtgcagccaaaaaataaattaatttcaacAAAAAGGAATACACACTTATACCCATGGTCATCCTCCTGAGACTCACCTCTGTGCCTTTGTTCATACAAGTCCTACCACTTGGAATACCCCGACCACCTCATTTTTCCctagaaatttctttctttcagtgtcaccttctccaggaagctccatgattcttttccttcctgtccCAACTACGGCTGTGAGCAAGTGctcttctctctgtttccatttctgtCATGGGCACTTAACCATATTTGTTGTAATTGGCCATTTACTTGCCTGGCCCCACACTAAACTATGAACTTTTCAAGGGCAGAGACTGTGTCATTCCTTTGCATCCCAAGTTCCTAAAACAGGGACTGTATATCATGTGAACTCTAACTGTATGGTTATTCTGAATGGCCTTGGACCCAGCGCATACCTTCTCTCGAGGGGATGGCAGGAGATGTGCCTTTGTGCAGGTACGGTTTCTGTCGGAGCTACAGATGGcggaagggaaaggagagaggtgagaacTCAAGCCAAGGATTGGAGCAGAACAGAACAGGACTATGTGGTGTAAAATCCCCCTACCCTGCTGGGACGTTGTCAAACCCTGGCTCTCTCCTCTACATGCTCCTCATCTTTCTCCCAGAACAAAGGGGCATCTCCTGTGAAGCCTCACTCACCGGGTATCAGTGCCTCGGGTCTTGGTGAAGAACACTGGAAATAGAGGCCCCAGTCAGAGAAAGTACTATCCCCATAGCCAGAAAGAGATGTGGCTAGTGAGGAAGGGGCTAAGGAGATTCATGGTCAGGGGTGGAGTATGGGGACTGGGTTAGGGGGTGGGGAGGCGCTGTGTGGTCCCAGGGCGGCTGTGAGATGGGGGAGCTGGGGAAAGACTCCTGGAGAGGTCAGCTGCGGGTGGGTTGGGGGGCTCAGGGACTGGAACTGGGGGTATGAGTGGGTCTCTGGACACAGGGATCCTCAGGTGGGGAGTCACCATGTTTGGATATCTGAGTCCCTCGGTCTTGTGTCTGTTTTTCCTTGATGGGCACAGGATTCATGTGGTAGGCAGCAACAAACAAGGCCTCGTCAGTGAGTTCCGTGCTGATCTGTGTCAGGAATTCCTCAGAGCGagaaaccttctggaaaagggaaagttggggtgggggtggggggttccaCCTCAGAGTCCCCACATGGAAGTGCAAGGTCTGGAGGTTTCCAGGCTGGGGTCTCTGGGCTCAGGGTTGAGGCCAGAGTCTGAAGGCTGGTGGTCTCAGTGTCCTCAGCCTGAGCACGCTCCAGCTCACTTCACCCCGACCCCAAGAAGCCCTCTCCAGTGCTCACCAGATTGCAGCCCAGTGAGgttgcaggggttgtgggttggGATGGCCGGCTGCCCTTTTTCTCCTCATTCCTGGCAAGAGTGGATGACATTCCCCTGGGGACAGTGGGAGCCCAAGTTAGGCTGCAAAACCAGCTCACTTCTCCCAACCCCAACCCACCACCATTCCCCGGGGCCTTGGAGAACTGTGTCAGCTCTCTCtctgaaataaaaagagaaagggcGGGGAGAGAGAAATAGTTGCTTTAAATCTTCctaggggagggaggaggtgggacgCTCATAACATCCACCTCTCCTACCCTTTACTTCGCCCAGAAGGGGCCCTCTCTTTCCTGCTTCCCACCCAAGGCCCTTCCCAAGACAAGGCAGCCCACTTGCCGCCGCCAACCTGGCAGATGTGTCGAAATCCTGGGCTACTCGGCAGGAGGGGAGACGGAGAGGTCTAACGAGCCCTTTTACGGGCCGTGGGGACGGGGGATTTGGGAGCTGGGGAGGAAGGCTGGAAAGAGGGGAACCCGGGAAGGCGCCGTTGCTATAAAAACCTTGGCGTCTGAGGACGTTCCGCAGCCCCGTTGCCAGGAAATTAAGGATTCTAGAACCAAATGGGGGAGGGCATTTTCCCAGCTGGTCGCATTCGCTTCCCCGgcttctccaccctctctgggtCCCTCCTTGTGGGCACAGACCCCAGTGCCAGTGGCTTGAGAAACTTGGGAAGATCACGGACGGTGGACCTTGGCACCTAATCCTCCCACCACTAGGGGCAGGCGAGAAACAACCCCTCCCCAGGCCGCCTTCCAGCCTCTCTGGCCGTCATCTCTTTGCTTGGAGCTTTCGACAGCAAATGAGGGCTGAGAGAGGGGGCGGGGAAGGGAAAATGTGGGCTGTACCAAATAACTTTGCCTTTTGGGGGTGCAAAGACTCTGGATGGCGGGATCTTTTTGCCATTATGTCCAGGAGTAATAGCCTCCGCAGAAAAGAAAGTAGAGACATTTACCTAGACCTCGTTCTCTTTTGATCTCTCCTTTTAAGTTCCTTCCTTATCTCAGCGTCGATGATTCTttgccccctctcctccctctgtaCTTTGGTACGAATCGATGGAAAGGGGcggagggaagaaaaggaaaaggaagcggGCAAATCTTAAAGGGGACGCAGCCATTTCTTAAGTCTCGTTCCTTTCTCTAATTTTGCAAGGACAAACGCAGAAAAGTAGGTTCCGGAAGCCGAGCGCAGCTGGAGCAGCAGGGGCCGCAACTGTAGGCGGGAGCTCCCGCGAGGCAGGCGGAGGCCAGCGTCTGCCCATAGGAAGGGCGGGGTGTGCGCGCCCCCTGCGCCCGGCGCACCGCTGGGTCGGCCCATGCTCCGGCCGGCagcgagcttgaacatctgggaccCGGCAGGGACCTGCACGCAGTGGGCGTGGCTGATGCGCCGGGCTGGAGAGTGAATCTGCACCTGGGCTGGGACAGAGTTGGCACCTCCAGTTAAGGCCCAGAGCGGCCAGGGGACCTCCGCGATGGCAAGCGAAAATATCTTCCTGTTTGTGCCTAACCTCATCGGTGAGTGCTACCCGCGGCTCCGGGCGGAACGGGAGGGTCAGCGGCCTTGGGCAGGCTCCCAGATCTGCCCTGTCTCACCCTGTCTCAATTCCAAGGTTATGCTCGGATTCTCTTCGCCATCATTTCTTTCTACTTCATGCCCTGCTGCCCCCTCACGGCCTCCTCCTTTTACCTGCTCAGCGGACTTCTGGACGCTTTGGATGGACACGCTGCTCGAGTCCTTAATCAAGGTGACAGTCATCTCTTCCAGCCAGCTCCACAACCCTCGGCCCCTTTTTCCTGCTGCCTCAGGACCTCGGGGTGGGCGGGTACTCGGGAATCCCAGGGCTCTGTTATTCCCGTCTCTGTAGAAGGCAGTCTAGAATGACCTGGTTTTGGAGCCGAAGGGATTGAAGCTCCCTGTGGAAAACGAGCGCGACTGGGCATGGCAGTGGCAGTGCTAGAGGCTTTTCTGAATAAAAAGCCATTCAACAGGTTATTGGGCAtctgctgtgtgccagacacaAACGATCAGCATTCCAGAAGGCATGTTTAGAGGGaggatggagaaggaagggagataGTTTCTGGAAGGTTGACCTCATTTTTTATAATCCGTTCTTCAGACCCACCTCTAAGACTTTCCTAAGACTTCAGATCTTCTTGTCTTGAGCCCTGGACCTTTGATTATGGATTGATGAGTTATAGAGCTAGCTAGCTTTCTCACGCCCTTCTACAATGTTGTCTCCACGCTACCAGGCTTCCCCCTTTTATGGTATGGTGAAACTCCAGCCAGAGCAGTCTGCTTACCTCTCCCCCCAGTGGATGGTGGGCATTTTCACTCTTAGACACTGCATCAGAGTGATACACCAAATATGGCCCCTGTCACAGCTCCACTGTCCCCTGACAGCCCCTTTCCACCATTTTTCTCAGGGACCCGGTTTGGGGCCATGCTGGACATGCTGACAGACCGGTGCTCCACGATGTGTCTGCTGGTCAACCTGGCCCTGCTGTACCCTCGCGCCACCCTTCTGTTCCAGCTCAGCATGAGCTTGGATGTGGCCAGCCACTGGCTGCACCTCCACAGGTCTGCAGTTCTGGGGGTATGGACTGGTGGAAGAAGACGCTACATGGGGAGGGATGAGACCTTCTCGGGGTATCTTCAGGCTTCTAGGGAGATCTCCTTTTTAGCTGTGCTTTGTTAAGGGAGTCTGGCGAATCTTCTCTGACTCAGCATCCTATTTTACAGTTGGCTCAGTAATCTTTAAAACTCTTTTGAGGATTCCAAAGAGATAACATCCCTTTGGAAAGGGGATGGGGCTTTTGAATCCTGATTTTGCTTCCTCTAGCTACCCAGCTAGACTGTGACTTCTGGCCCAATGGTCCTCAGCTGTGCCCAGTCCCCACTCTGTTCAGCAGAGGCAATCCCAGTACTTATGTAATGGGGGTTGCATTGAGGATTCGGTGGGCATTCCTGGTGATGCACGCTCATGGATTCCCCCTCTACTTTCTCCCTAAGTTCTGTGGTCCGAGGCAGTGAAAGTCACAAGATGATCGACCTGTCTGGAAACCCCGTGCTTCGCATCTACTACACCTCCAGAGTGAGCCTTTGCCGCCCTTCCCTATTTGCTTAGGGCAAGTCCTGGCTCCAGCCCTGGGCCCAGGGCAGGATTGGTAGGGAGGGTGTGTGTGAACTGCTCAGGCAGCAGGTGTGCACAGGAGGGAGGAACTGAGTGGCTTGAGgggtgagggaaggaggaagaagccaGAGAGGTCTGCAGAACCAGCTCTCTAAAGGCCTTAGGCCATAAGCAGGAGTGTAGTCTTCCTCCTGGGTGGGCTGGACCGTGTTAGTACCTCCAGGTAGGACAAGGAGAGTGAGAATGGCAGCATTGCCGGGTAAGAATATCTTCCTGTTTGTGCGTATCCTTATGGTGAGTGCTGCCCGTGGCTCCAAGCTGAAGGGGAGGGTGAGGAGCCTTGGGCAGACTGATCTGCCCTGTTCCCCACATCTTCTCCACATCACCCTGCACCCCTCTTTCTCAGTTCCTGGTCCCCTGGCCCTTAGTTGGAGGATGGGAAccactgccctgccctcctgctcAAGCAGCCTTTTTGCCGTTTGTTTAGCCTGCTCTGTTCACCCTGTGTGCTGGAAACGAGCTCTTCTATTGCCTCCTCTACCTGTTTAATTTCTCCGAGGGACCTTCAGGTAGGAGATGAGGGactgggcaggaggaggggagggggtctGGCCTGCCCGGGGAGACAAGACCCCTGCCTCACCTGCATCCTATTTTCTCTGGATCACCCTTGATCCCTTCCCTCAGTTGGCTCGGTGGGTCTTTTCCGAATGGGCCTCTGGATCACTGCCCCTATCGCCCTGCTCAAGTCTCTCATCAGCGTCATCCACCTGATCACAGCTGCCCGCAACATGGCTGCCCTGGACGCGGCAGATCGGGCCAAGAGGAAGTGACTCTGGAACCTCCAGCCCCTGgctgcccacctgccctgggAGTCTCACTGTGCCACGCGGCTCCCCAGTCTCTTCCTAGGAGGAGGGCCCAGGCTCACATCTTTCCAATTATGTCATCTAAACTGCCGGGAATGGGGGGTGGGCATCCTCTTTGGTGATATGACGTTCTCCGTAATCCTGGGGACCAGTCCTTCCACCCCCATAATTGCCAAGGACCTGGACTTCAAATCAGGAAGGATGCTCAGGAGGCCCCACCCACACGGGCAGTGCTTCGGGAGCCCCAAGAGAGCTGGCTGAGGACTGGGCATTGTCACACCTGTTGGCTCAGCCCTGGGATCTGGCTTGGCTTGAGATCTTAGGGATATGAGTAAGGGAAGTGGGATAGGGGCCAGGGTTCCCAAGAGGAAGGGACTCAGACCTCTGCCCCTGGCTGGAGGAAGCCTGTGGGTACCGTGGCTAGGAGAAAAGGGGCCGTCAAGATCCCCATTGCAATCTCCTCTGTCCTGGCTCTGAAGGCCTTGATAATAAAGGAGGGGATGTCACTGTTCTGGAGTTGGTTTCCTTGGAGATACTCTTGGAGCAGGGCCTGGGTTGAGGGGAGAGGTTGGGGGGAAAATGATGATCCATCTGGATACTAGTTTACTAGCTGGCTCCTTCCTGTCGCTCCTCAGTGACCTCAGAGCTCCTCCCTGCCACCCAAGCTCATTCCGTGTTCCCTGCCTGCTTGCTTTATTTCCTTTACAACACCTGTCACTGGCTGTCTACAGTTACTTGTGTACCTGATATTTTCTACACTCACTAAAAAGTAAACTCCGCAAGGGCACAGacttttcttattcttattctCTGTCCCTACAAAGAAGATTATTCTTGACCTGGCATATCATAGCCGCTTAGTAAAGACTCATGAACAGATGGGTTGGTTTCTGAGAGCATGGTTCTTGGACCACCTATGGGGTATTTCTGGAAAATTCAGCTTCTTGGACCCTGCACCAGACCTCCAGAGTTGGGAATTAAGGGATAGGCCAAGAAGCCTGGGATTGTAATAAACCCCAGCTGATTGATTCTTTTCCCCAATTACATTGAGAATCACTGACCCTTCTTAAACATTTTGTGGGTACCTACCAATAGGAGATATTGTTCTGGGCATCTATCCCTAACAGCTTACCCTGTCATCTGAACAGAAAGCTGCCTGGCATCAGCTTTGAAAAGAAAGACTATATTGAGCCAGATACCATATGCCAGATCCTGTACTGGGGATTCTTTGCAGATTTAACTTATTTTACCATTATAAGAGCTTAACCAAGAGGGGCTCATGTCtgttattgttgctcagtcgtgtccgactctgaccccatggactgcagtacaccaggcttccctgtccattagcaactcccggagattgctcaaactcatgtccattgagttgctgatgccatccgaccattcTCATCCTTTGTGGCCCCCTTCTcatgccttcactctttcctagcgtcagggtcttttccaatgaatcagctcttcacatcaggtggccaaaggattggagcttcagcatccgtcctttcagtgaatattcagggttggttt contains:
- the LOC114110579 gene encoding putative protein T-ENOL — encoded protein: MSSTLARNEEKKGSRPSQPTTPATSLGCNLKVSRSEEFLTQISTELTDEALFVAAYHMNPVPIKEKQTQDRGTQISKHVFFTKTRGTDTRSDRNRTCTKAHLLPSPREKGALPSNLTSGE
- the CDIPT gene encoding CDP-diacylglycerol--inositol 3-phosphatidyltransferase — encoded protein: MASENIFLFVPNLIGYARILFAIISFYFMPCCPLTASSFYLLSGLLDALDGHAARVLNQGTRFGAMLDMLTDRCSTMCLLVNLALLYPRATLLFQLSMSLDVASHWLHLHSSVVRGSESHKMIDLSGNPVLRIYYTSRPALFTLCAGNELFYCLLYLFNFSEGPSVGSVGLFRMGLWITAPIALLKSLISVIHLITAARNMAALDAADRAKRK